One region of Peptostreptococcaceae bacterium genomic DNA includes:
- a CDS encoding type II toxin-antitoxin system HipA family toxin, whose amino-acid sequence MTKAAKVKLWGTIIGYFYLDDSKGYVSFEYAKSFLSSGIELSPIKMPLSDRVYEFPNLAKTSFKGVPGLMSDSLPDRFGNAVIDQWLASQGRSPDSLNVVERLCYTGKRGMGALEYEPDNNGQRDIDEEINMTRMSEFASAILKGKKDILLYAKSDVYYKQLLRLGTSAGGARAKAVIAYNEKTGEIRSGQVELGKDFDYWLAKFDGVSKNGDHNLEDIPEYTLIEYAYYKMALEAGITMSECRLLYEGGRNHFITKRFDRVDGDKLHMQSLGAIMHIDYNEPGLCSYENAALTARRLGLPSSDIEQFFRRMVFNVLAVNQDDHVKNISFIMNRRGIWSLSPAYDITFACNPENQWLKAHQMSINGKMANILKDDMITCGKRMDLKTSKCKKIIEEVYRTVERFDNIARSVGIKDNTINLIHSELEKRL is encoded by the coding sequence ATGACAAAAGCAGCAAAAGTAAAACTCTGGGGAACAATAATTGGCTATTTTTACTTAGACGACAGCAAGGGATATGTATCATTTGAATATGCCAAAAGTTTTCTTAGCAGTGGCATCGAATTATCACCGATTAAGATGCCATTATCAGACAGGGTATACGAATTCCCCAATTTGGCAAAAACATCTTTTAAAGGCGTCCCTGGCTTGATGTCAGATTCTTTACCGGACAGGTTTGGCAATGCCGTTATTGATCAGTGGCTCGCTTCGCAAGGTAGATCACCTGACTCTTTGAATGTAGTTGAACGATTATGCTATACTGGCAAACGCGGTATGGGAGCACTGGAATATGAACCTGATAACAACGGACAAAGAGATATTGATGAAGAAATAAACATGACAAGAATGTCTGAGTTTGCTTCTGCAATATTAAAGGGTAAAAAGGATATTCTCCTATATGCGAAAAGTGATGTTTATTATAAGCAGCTTTTGCGGCTAGGAACATCAGCAGGAGGCGCAAGAGCAAAAGCTGTCATTGCTTACAATGAAAAAACAGGCGAAATCCGTTCCGGTCAGGTTGAACTAGGCAAAGATTTTGATTATTGGCTGGCAAAGTTTGATGGCGTGTCAAAAAACGGCGATCACAATCTGGAAGACATTCCCGAATATACCCTTATCGAGTATGCTTATTATAAAATGGCACTAGAAGCAGGAATAACAATGAGCGAATGCCGGCTCTTATATGAAGGTGGACGAAATCATTTTATAACAAAGCGATTTGACCGAGTGGATGGTGATAAGCTGCACATGCAGTCATTAGGTGCAATTATGCATATCGATTATAACGAGCCAGGATTGTGCAGCTATGAAAACGCGGCACTGACTGCAAGACGATTGGGATTGCCAAGTAGTGACATCGAACAATTCTTTAGAAGAATGGTTTTTAATGTGCTTGCGGTCAATCAAGATGACCATGTTAAGAATATTTCTTTTATAATGAACAGAAGAGGTATTTGGTCCTTATCGCCAGCCTACGATATCACATTTGCATGTAATCCAGAGAACCAATGGCTAAAGGCACATCAAATGAGCATTAATGGCAAAATGGCAAACATCTTAAAAGACGATATGATTACATGCGGCAAAAGAATGGACTTAAAAACCTCTAAATGCAAAAAGATTATTGAAGAAGTGTATAGAACTGTTGAAAGATTTGATAACATAGCACGTTCTGTAGGAATAAAAGATAATACCATTAACTTGATACATAGTGAACTTGAAAAGCGGCTTAT